Genomic segment of Candidatus Methylomirabilota bacterium:
TCCAGTTCTCGGGCTTCGCCTTCCAGGGCTTTCACCAGATCGAGAACCACGTCGCCCGCTACCGCATGCGCTCGCAGGGACGCTTCCACTGCCAGCTCGTCGTGCGCATGCCTTACGGCGGCGGCGTCCGGGCCCTCGAGCACCACTCGGAGAGCGAGGAGCAGTTCTACGCGCACATCCCGGGGCTGAAGATGGTCATCCCCTCGGGCCCGCGCAGCGCCCGTGCTCTGCTCGTGAGCGCCATTCGGGACCCGGATCCGGTTATCTTCTTCGAGCCGAAAGCGCTGTACCACGCGGCGAAGGAGGACGTGCCGGATGAGATCGAGACGCTGCCGATCGGCCCCGCCCGGGTGGCGCGCGAGGGTCGCGACGTGACGCTGGTGGCCTACGGCGCCATGCTGGCCGTGGCGGGCGAGGTGGCGCGGGTGCTCCACGACGAGGATGGCGTCGAGGCGGAGGTCGTCGACCTCCTCACGCTGGCGCCGCTCGATCGGGAGACGCTCGCCGCGTCGGTCCGCAAGACCGGGCGCGC
This window contains:
- a CDS encoding alpha-ketoacid dehydrogenase subunit beta; amino-acid sequence: MGRLNMVQALNLALLQEMERDGDVLILGEDVGVDGGVFRVTEGLHTKFGGKRVIDSPLAESAIVGTAVGMALYGLKPVCEIQFSGFAFQGFHQIENHVARYRMRSQGRFHCQLVVRMPYGGGVRALEHHSESEEQFYAHIPGLKMVIPSGPRSARALLVSAIRDPDPVIFFEPKALYHAAKEDVPDEIETLPIGPARVAREGRDVTLVAYGAMLAVAGEVARVLHDEDGVEAEVVDLLTLAPLDRETLAASVRKTGRAVVVHEAPRSFGAGAEIATSIMEGAFLSLQAPIRRVTAYDVPFVGSARERANLPDAARVLDAARETLAF